A single region of the Lotus japonicus ecotype B-129 chromosome 4, LjGifu_v1.2 genome encodes:
- the LOC130712635 gene encoding uncharacterized protein LOC130712635 — MEEDIIHCLRDCPHSREIWRMAGALRWPGFLAQDYRHWVRRQAQGVHGVEFMLCLWGIWKWRNNMVFEPSPWPLQEAWRRICHEHDDTVKAMDRGLQPTEVGWLCSRWKLPPTGYVSLCVDGSYRSHEHCMGAGGLLRDELGQWVRGFQAFQAGGNPLLSEAWALKIGLQITWDAGFRDVICNLDCGELLKSLGEVDSRRFLPILDDIIQLLDRPWRVSLSAFSRDCNMPADWLAKRGASNPELPFCLLDTPPMELETLIMRDRLAAL; from the coding sequence ATGGAGGAAGACATTATCCACTGTCTTAGAGACTGCCCACACTCCAGGGAAATTTGGAGAATGGCAGGAGCCCTGAGGTGGCCGGGTTTTCTAGCTCAAGACTACAGACATTGGGTGCGGCGTCAAGCTCAGGGGGTGCACGGCGTGGAATTCATGCTCTGCCTCTGGGGAATCTGGAAGTGGAGAAACAACATGGTTTTTGAACCATCTCCTTGGCCCCTCCAAGAAGCATGGCGGCGCATTTGCCATGAGCATGATGATACCGTAAAAGCCATGGATAGAGGCCTTCAACCGACGGAAGTAGGGTGGCTCTGCAGTAGATGGAAGCTGCCACCAACGGGTTATGTTAGTCTGTGTGTGGATGGTAGCTATCGAAGCCATGAGCATTGTATGGGGGCAGGAGGGTTGCTGCGGGATGAGCTAGGGCAGTGGGTGAGAGGTTTCCAGGCTTTCCAAGCAGGAGGGAACCCACTGTTATCAGAAGCTTGGGCCTTGAAAATAGGATTACAGATAACTTGGGATGCAGGCTTCAGAGATGTGATTTGCAATTTGGATTGTGGTGAGCTTCTAAAATCCTTGGGAGAGGTTGACAGCAGACGTTTCCTCCCTATCTTGGATGATATTATTCAGTTATTAGATAGACCGTGGAGAGTCTCTTTGAGTGCCTTCAGCCGTGATTGTAACATGCCTGCTGACTGGTTAGCCAAAAGAGGAGCTTCGAACCCAGAACTGCCTTTTTGTCTGCTAGATACTCCGCCTATGGAGCTTGAAACCCTCATTATGAGGGATCGTTTGGCTGCGTTGTAg
- the LOC130712637 gene encoding uncharacterized protein LOC130712637, with translation MEKLWACWNVRGLGKASKRHATKMALNKLKPVAIFLQETKINENNVNILEGWARGMDFKAETVPANGSAGGLISMWRHGYFDLISTTKNPRFLGLTVKFPNISEQCLLINVYGPNSEDERGDFFSDLGLLLNNHHGPIAIGGDFNDTP, from the coding sequence ATGGAAAAATTGTGGGCTTGCTGGAATGTTAGAGGTCTTGGGAAAGCCTCAAAGAGACACGCAACAAAGATGGCCCTCAATAAACTGAAACCTGTGGCGATTTTTCTTCAAGAGACGAAGATTAATGAAAATAATGTGAATATCCTGGAAGGATGGGCAAGAGGCATGGATTTTAAAGCTGAAACGGTTCCAGCAAATGGGTCTGCTGGAGGGTTGATTTCAATGTGGAGGCACGGCTACTTTGACTTGATAAGCACGACCAAGAATCCAAGATTCCTTGGCCTGACTGTGAAGTTCCCCAACATCTCTGAACAATGCTTGTTGATAAACGTCTATGGTCCTAATTCAGAGGATGAGAGGGGTGATTTCTTCTCCGACCTCGGTTTACTTCTGAATAATCATCATGGACCCATAGCGATTGGCGGTGACTTCAATGACACTCCATGA